The Vicia villosa cultivar HV-30 ecotype Madison, WI linkage group LG1, Vvil1.0, whole genome shotgun sequence genome includes a region encoding these proteins:
- the LOC131628968 gene encoding uncharacterized protein LOC131628968 has protein sequence MGKFWDMTRRFLVPRTSIEKVNVKQSEVEVEETPPNVTNEFNPNEIVRDPGCRKQIHEHAPDIQDQVRRAYILKGPTQPDLARFPRTQFGKYSRAFFFNKDGFKDWKHASKGFKDHIGSHDSKHNSCVKHYDDYNNQRQSVTSIFARATRELEELYKIRLTCSLDCTRYLLAQGIAFRGHDEISTSLNKGNFREMVDWVKSNDEKVRDAFDRGPKNCTMTSGDIQKELATCCAHEVTKVIMEEIGDRQFSVLIDESRDISVKEQMAVMLRLVQ, from the exons atgggcaaattttgggatatgacaaGGAGGTTTTTGGTTCCTAGAACAAGTATTGAGAAAGTGAATGTTAAGCAATCGGAAGTCGAAGTAGAAGAAACACCCCCTAACGTAACCAATGAGTTTaatccaaatgagattgtgcgtgaTCCAGGATGTAGGAAACAAATTCATGAGCATGCTCCGGATATTCAAGACCAAGTAAGGAGGGCATATATATTGAAGGGTCCAACGCAACCAGATTTAGCAAGATTTCCTCGTACTCAATTTGGGAAGTATTCAAGAGCATTTT TCTTCAACAAAGACGGATTTAAGGATTGGAAGCATGCATCTAAAGGATTTAAAGATCATATTGGTAGTCATGATAGTAAGCACAACTCATGTGTGAAGCACTATgatgattataataatcaaagacaAAGTGTGACAAGTATATTTGCTAGAGCAACTAGGGAATTAGAAGAATTGTATAAGATCCGTTTAACTTGTTCTTTAGATTGTACTAGATATCTCTTAGCACAAGGCATTGCTTTTCGTGGCCATGATGAAATCTCTACTTCTCTAAACAAGGGAAATTTTAGAGAGATGGTGGATTGGGTAAAATCTAATGATGAAAAAGTAAGAGATGCTTTTGATCGTGGTCCAAAAAATTGCACGATGACTTCCGGTGACATTCAAAAAGAGCTTGCAACGTGTTGTGCACATGAAGTTAccaaggtgattatggaagagatTGGTGATAGACAATTCTCTGTGCTTATTGATGAGTCACGTGATATATCTGTCAAGGAACAAATGGCGGTGATGTTGAGGTTAGTACAATGA